The Columba livia isolate bColLiv1 breed racing homer chromosome 18, bColLiv1.pat.W.v2, whole genome shotgun sequence genome includes a region encoding these proteins:
- the NDUFAF8 gene encoding NADH dehydrogenase [ubiquinone] 1 alpha subcomplex assembly factor 8, which translates to MSGRGVWQRARARLRRFPELLAGCGEQAAAYGRCVAAAAAGPAELRRDQCVREFRALRDCLARAAKATPQ; encoded by the exons ATGTCGGGCCGGGGCGTGTGGCAGCGGGCGCGGGCGCGGCTGCGGCGCTTCCCGGAGCTGCTGGCGGGGTGCGGGGAGCAG GCAGCTGCGTACGGGCGGTgcgtggcggcggcggcggccgggccggcggAGCTGCGGCGGGACCAGTGTGTGCGGGAGTTCCGGGCGCTGCGGGACTGCCTGGCCCGGGCG
- the TEPSIN gene encoding AP-4 complex accessory subunit tepsin produces MAAPLRDRLSFLSRLPLLLRATADDDGPCPGYLFEEIAQISRESPGSSRCLLEFLLPRLQGGSCRVKIKVLKILLHACAQGSPHFVLQLRRNACFVREAAAFSGPPDPLHGNSLNQKVRAAAQDLATILFSDAPLPPPAALPARPPPPAGMGSGPSPCGSLQGFGFSGEKSGSASPGEALLSTIQRAAEAVAQAVLPSPERPRPCLRELPEDAYQPVTAPSPSCSPTGAVKPPTATTAHSSRVRHQPGLAGGGWEEADSGHSSQDSSRGNSDLSRTSDSCSKSGSDSHSGASRELPPAAERVDADGLGDCLREVGLVSALTHGARVFLTREEAQHFIKECGLLNCEVVLELLSRALEDPSDSIRMRSMCAISSLVCSDLLAPDQIFAATRQRLQQLSQGSPGPVANRAMKLLRQFEALCRDQPSLKATRPHSDPSILTVGTAPCTRDLLTDVSPPAGESLLPALSAAPLPVPAAAPGQEQGLEAEPPGPPSAVVPAWPREEEVAGQLAGSVTGATGPSRSLSLFAGMELVARPSAVLCPDSPPAEPRTLSQPQDRQTDTEGSQEPSAFAFLNV; encoded by the exons ATGGCGGCGCCGCTGAGAGACCGGTTGAGTTTTCTGAGCCGG CTGCCGCTGCTGCTCAGGGCCACGGCGGACGACGACGGGCCCTGCCCCGGGTACCTGTTCGAGGAGATCGCCC AGATCTCCCGGGAGTCCCCCGgcagcagccgctgcctgcTGGAGTTCCTGCTGCCCCGGCTGCAGGGCGGCTCCTGCCGCGTCAAGATCAAG GTGCTGAAGATCCTGCTGCACGCCTGCGCGCAGGGCTCCCCGCACTTCGTGCTGCAGCTCAGGAGGAACGCTTGCTTCGTCCGGGAGGCCGCAG CGTTCTCCGGGCCCCCAGACCCGCTCCACGGAAACAGCTTGAACCAGAAGGTGCGGGCGGCCGCGCAG GACTTGGCCACCATTCTGTTCTCGGATgcgccgctccccccgccggCCGCGCTGCCTGCTCGGCCCCCGCCTCCCGCAG GCATGGGCTCCGGCCCCAGCCCCTGCGGCTCCTTGCAAGGATTCGGTTTCAGCGGTGAGAAAAGCGGCTCCG CATCGCCGGGGGAAGCCCTGCTCAGCACCATCCAGCGAGCTGCTGAAGCGGTGGCCCAGGCTGTGCTCCCGTCGCCAGAGCGGCCCCGGCCGTGCCTCAGGGAGCTCCCTGAGGACGCCTACCAGCCTGTGACAGCCCCCTCGCCCTCCTGCAGCCCGACCGGGGCGGTGAAGCCACCAACAGCCACCACAGCGCACAGCAGCAGAG TGAGACACCAGCCCGGGCTGGCCGGGGGCGGCTGGGAGGAGGCGGACAGCGGGCACAGCTCCCAGGACTCCTCGCGGGGGAACAGCGACCTGAGCCGCACCTCGGACTCCTGTAGCAAATCAGGCAGCGACAGCCACTCCGGGGCCAGCCGGGAGCTGCCCCCCGCAGCCGAGAG GGTGGACGCTGACGGCCTGGGCGACTGCCTGCGGGAGGTGGGGCTGGTGTCGGCGCTGACCCACGGTGCCCGGGTCTTCCTCACCCGGGAGGAAGCACAGCACTTCATCAAGGA GTGTGGTCTGCTCAATTGCGAGgtggtgctggagctgctcagccGGGCGCTGGAGGACCCCAGTGACAGCATCCGCATG CGCTCCATGTGCGCCATCTCCTCCCTCGTGTGCTCCGACCTCCTCGCCCCCGACCAGATCTTTGCCGCAACCCGGCAGCgcctccagcagctcagccaaGGCAGCCCCGGACCTGTTGCCAACCGAGCAATGAAA ctcctgcGGCAGTTCGAGGCTCTCTGCAGGGACCAGCCCTCCCTGAAGGCTACACGCCCGCACTCGGACCCCTCCATCCTCACCGTGGGCACTGCCCCGTGCACCAGGGACCTGCTGACGGATGTGTCACCCCCAGCAGGCGAGAGCCTTCTCCCTGCCCTGAGCGCAGCCCCACTCCCTGTGCCTGCAGCGGCCCCTGGccaggagcaggggctggaaGCGGAGCCCCCTGGGCCACCCAGTGCCGTGGTGCCAGCCTGGCCCCGCGAAGAGGAGGTGGCCGGCCAGCTGGCAGGCAGTGTGACAGGTGCCACTGGACCCTCCCGCAGCCTGTCCCTGTTCGCTGGCATGGAGCTGGTGGCCCGGCCCAGTGCGGTGCTCTGCCCGGACTCTCCGCCAGCAGAGCCACGGACActgtcccagccccaggacagacagacagacacagaggGCAGCCAGGAGCCGTCAGCCTTTGCCTTCCTCAATGtgtag